In the Deinococcus arcticus genome, one interval contains:
- a CDS encoding ABC transporter permease yields the protein MDSLFAQLLTTAFLATFIRSVVPLLLTALGGLFSERAGVVNIALEGLIIFGALAGAVVAQLLAPSLGPAAPWVGWLAAAVVGGLIAAIHAVLSIRYRADQVISGTAINLLATGVPAVLLTALYGVSNESPKVAYALPLWGFGDLRFSPPVFFAFLAVAVTWYVMYRTPYGLRLRATGEQPGAAASMGVNVKRMRYSAVILSGVLAGTAGAFLSIGNLDSYVRNISAGAGFIALAALIFGQWKPLGVLAATLLFGFLQALSIVLGGTNLLPSSLVGALPYLITILALIFTGRSRAPKALGRPYDG from the coding sequence ATGGACAGCCTCTTTGCACAGCTTCTGACCACGGCCTTTCTGGCCACCTTTATCCGCAGTGTCGTGCCGCTGCTGCTGACCGCCCTGGGCGGCCTGTTCAGCGAGCGCGCGGGCGTGGTGAACATCGCCCTGGAAGGCCTGATCATCTTCGGCGCGCTGGCAGGCGCCGTGGTGGCGCAGCTGTTGGCCCCCAGCCTGGGCCCGGCCGCGCCCTGGGTGGGCTGGCTGGCTGCCGCCGTGGTGGGCGGCCTGATCGCCGCCATTCACGCGGTCCTCAGCATTCGCTACCGCGCCGATCAGGTGATCAGCGGCACCGCCATTAACCTGCTGGCCACCGGCGTGCCCGCCGTGCTGCTGACCGCCCTGTACGGCGTGTCCAACGAAAGCCCCAAGGTGGCCTACGCGCTGCCCCTGTGGGGCTTTGGCGACCTGCGCTTCTCGCCGCCTGTATTCTTTGCCTTCCTGGCCGTGGCGGTCACGTGGTACGTGATGTACCGCACGCCCTACGGCCTGCGCCTGCGCGCCACAGGTGAGCAGCCCGGCGCCGCCGCCAGCATGGGCGTGAACGTCAAGCGCATGCGCTACAGCGCCGTCATCCTCTCGGGGGTGCTGGCGGGTACCGCTGGGGCCTTCCTGAGCATTGGCAACCTGGATTCCTACGTGCGCAATATCAGCGCCGGGGCCGGCTTCATTGCGCTGGCCGCGCTGATCTTCGGGCAGTGGAAGCCACTGGGTGTGCTGGCCGCCACGCTACTGTTCGGGTTTCTGCAGGCGCTATCCATTGTGCTGGGCGGCACCAACCTGCTGCCGTCCTCGCTGGTGGGGG